The DNA window GGAGAGAAGCCGGGAACGGCCCGTCGCATCTGGATCAGCACCAGCGCTCGTACTCCGGCACCGGGCGGGCGACCCGCCCGCCCCCCGGGAGCAGCCCCCGGGTCCTTCCCCAAGGCTCGGCTCGGCCCCCGGCGGCGGCAGGACCAACACCTGCCCGGTgcccgccccgtcccgcccgGGCCATTGGCTGCGGCccccgggggcggccccgcaccgccctccccgccccgcgccgcccccccggccccgcgcacATATCAGCGGGCGCGGCagcgcggcggccccgcggcgccGGCTCCGGGGCTGCAAGATGCCGCGCTCCTTCCTAGTGAAGAAGCACTTCTCGGCCAGCAAGAAGCCCAACTACAGCGAGCTGGAGAGCCAGGCCGGTGCGTGGACGGGCCGTGCACGTGGGGCGCTCCgcggggtggggtgggggctCCTGTGCGGAATCTTCCTAAGGCTCCACACGGGAACGGGCTGGGATTGACCGACTTTTCGCAGGgttgcagagctgtgggacTTTGGGGGGTGGgtgttgttgtgggttttttttcaattttgtgCACGTCGCGTGGGGTTGGGCGCGGGATCCTCCGTGTCCCGGGATGCTGAGCCGCTTCCTGCTGTCCCGGGATGCTGAGCCGCTTCCTGGTACCCTGGGTTGGGCGGAGGCACCGGGGACTCCCTCGAGGGTTGGGCATGGGTGCGTGGGGAGCTTCCCGTGCCGGGAATGAGCAGGGGCATGGGGTCCCCTTCGCCCCATCCCTCGCGGCTGGGCGGGCAGGGGCGCGGGCCCTCGTGATGTGAGGTCGGTCCTCTTTGCCTCGGGGCGGGCTAGGGGCTCTGGGCTTCCATGGGGCGGTCTGGGGTCCCTTTGCTCCTCTGACTCCGGGGTGCGGCGCGGGTCTCTCACGGATGGGCTGGGATCGGGTCCCACTGAGCCTCCCACGGGTGGGCTGGGCACCCTGCGCCCCTGGGCGTGGAGCCCGAGGCGGTGGGTCGGGGCCCCTCGCTGCCGTTCCTACGGGAGCAGCGGGCCCCACTgaccgccgccgcctcccgcagTGCTGGCCGCCCCGCTGCTGTACGAGACGTGCCCTCTGCCCGTCATCCCCCCGCCCGAGGTGCTCGGCCCCGGCGCCTACTACCCGCCGGTGGTGTGGGATGcggggctgctctccagcctgttCCCGGGCGGCCCGGGCAGCGAGGCGGCGGGAGGCGCGACCCCCGCCCTGGACCTGACGGCGCTCTCCAGCGAGGAGGATGAAGGCAAGAGCTCGGGGCCCCCCAGCCCGGCCTCGGCCCCCGCTGCTGCCGAGCGCTTCCGCTGCGCCCAGTGTGCCAAAGCGTACTCCACTTTCGCCGGGCTCTCCAAGCACAAGCAATTGCACTGCGACGCCCAGGCCAGGAAATCTTTCAGCTGCAAATACTGCGAGAAGGAGTATGTGAGCCTGGGGGCTCTCAAGATGCACATCCGGAGCCACACGCTGCCCTGCGTCTGCAAGATGTGCGGGAAGGCCTTCTCCCggccctggctgctgcagggccacATCCGGACACACACCGGTAAGgtcccctcttctccctctccctccctctcttaTCGCCTCCCGCTTCCCTGCTCCGCTGCCCCCAGCGAATCGGCGGGCCGGCTGTTATCTGGGAAGATAAGGGCTTCCCAGACCCCCTTGGCACATCTCTCTAAAATGTCCTTTAAATATCCTCTTGGCTGAAACCGAGCGCAGGGTCAAGGCCCAGCCTGTAaacctgtgcagctgcagtgcctcCCCGGAGCTGACCCATTGGCCGCAGTGCGACAGCACACGCTTCACCATGATTTCGTAAACGAGTTGTGAGACTGCTTGGAGCCCTCCCTC is part of the Chiroxiphia lanceolata isolate bChiLan1 chromosome 17, bChiLan1.pri, whole genome shotgun sequence genome and encodes:
- the SNAI1 gene encoding zinc finger protein SNAI1, whose amino-acid sequence is MPRSFLVKKHFSASKKPNYSELESQAVLAAPLLYETCPLPVIPPPEVLGPGAYYPPVVWDAGLLSSLFPGGPGSEAAGGATPALDLTALSSEEDEGKSSGPPSPASAPAAAERFRCAQCAKAYSTFAGLSKHKQLHCDAQARKSFSCKYCEKEYVSLGALKMHIRSHTLPCVCKMCGKAFSRPWLLQGHIRTHTGEKPFSCTHCNRAFADRSNLRAHLQTHSDVKKYQCKTCSRTFSRMSLLHKHEETGCSGSR